From the Oryzias melastigma strain HK-1 linkage group LG13, ASM292280v2, whole genome shotgun sequence genome, the window ACCAGGGTTGAACATTTGGTGTACCACaaaaagcacaaccagaattcatatttAAGTCACACTAGAATTTAAGGCGGATCGTCTTTAAGCCAAATGCAAGGATTATAAATGGTCCAAAACACATATAGGGTTCACTTACTTAGCTCTGATTTACTTTTAGTTAACTGTAAATTAAAccagttttttattcataaatcacTTAAGACATCACACGACCTACTGCTATATTTGGCTCTTTGACATGATCCTTTGtgccttttattttggaaggaaGTCATTTGAatctttgtcaaaagttatgaattgctttccattaaaaaaaagggaatacatttcatctgaaaaaaaaaacatatgtattATATTAGCCACAATAAATATGAATCTATGTATTGCTTTTTCtaagtaagactttgtggccCCTACTGGGTTTAGAAAAATTGCCCTGAATGTTTCTCTGAAtgctaaaggttgcagacccctgaagtAGATGAATCATCGCTTGTGAACACAAGTGTTGCTTTGATGAAGAAAGACccacagaaacagcagaaaacaaatgatAATGCATCCATCATCACCTCACCGAACGGATGAGACCGCCAAACAGAACAGTctcagtagctgcgtttccattaactccgAAATGATGCAAATAggattttcaataataaattctcttaacggaaacaccacaattttgaaaaaaaatcgtatttatccaaaaaaagtttttgcgcttagataAGGTGGTTTTTGATGTGTATCAAAATTGACAAATTTCGCAAAactacaatggaaacacttttttagaaTTAGATGTGCTTCTTGTTATGAAGTGTCTGCTCTGAGCGtcgcacagcgggcgccacgagaGATCCCACAGCTCATTATAAGCTGTGTATCATATGGAAtcgtgcagctcctccataaaaccctcaaccaggatttcctcatcgcttcatctgttcatcgcacttttgcagcttgtagcctgaattagacgcagacgtctcTTTTGAGGATGAGCGCgagtgccgtgacagaaacttaaatggaacttgtcgtgttttcaaacagaaaaaaggctcCAGCTGCTCAAttgttagaatgtttttttataactgTTGAACAgacttctcacgtgcatctgagaCTGTCGATGGATAAGCTGTGCTGCACGCGCCACACTGCTCTGAATGCTCCCTTTTactgaatcaaataaaaaacaaaacttgttctcatccatcgctgtgtttttaatgacgtATCGCGTGAGTAGGTTGTGATTATTCGCATAATTCTGATTTAATGTAAAGTGTCATTGTGAAACTGTGAAGTTTTGCGCATATATGTAATAGAAACGCAGCTAGTGACTTTATCTAAACCAGAGAAGGATTGTTTCTTTTCATGAAATAACAGTGCAGTTTCCCAGCAGAGACATTAAACAGAGTTCATGAACACCACAACTGAGCAGGAAAAACATcatctcagaaaaacaaaaacaacacaaagtcaGGACGCAGTCAAGTATAGGCATAAGAATCTACACTAAATGTTCGGATGCAGGTGAGATCTAAGGAAATAATGGGCTCAGCGACCCCAGACTCCTCACCTGCTCTGGAAGTAGTTTGCTAGCTCGGACGCCTCATGGTTCAGACTCCTCAGGTGTACAATTAAATTGCCAGAGTTGGTGAACATGGCGCCGCATGTTTTGCACTCATAAATCCGCGGCTTGCGGATTATGTGTCGGGAGACCCTCATGTGGTGCTTATATTCACCGAAGGACGTGAATGTGGCGCTACAAATCTGGCACCGGAAACAGCGTTTACCTTCGTGCTTCAGCCGATGCATCTTTAGGGAGTAGGCCCGAGTGAACTTTTTCCCACAGCGGTCGCATTGGAAGGGCTTAATGCCTGCAGGGGGGCAGAGACAAGAACAGAACAGCAGACGGGGACAAAATGTCATCCTCTGAATCATTAATATGGTCTTCATCACTACACCTGGTTCATTTAtaaacccccccacacacacacacacacacttcactGATGCAAAGACAAATGGATAATTACTAAGCATTTAATAGATGGACAAACTGTGATCACAATGCTCCATTAGCTGTCTAGcagaaaatttaaagtttttttttaattacattataatataaaactcattttcttttggaatttttaatattatatttttatttttgtaaaaaagtacattaaaagTTGTGGTGCAGCAGTTAACCACTGTCAATGTGAAtatgtgtgactgtaaagtgctgtGGGACTTCTAAGAAGGAAAGTTCCACATTTCCTTTGAGTTTTAATCACTATAACTGTGAATCAATGAATTGCCTTTATTGTCAACACAACAAGTATAAAGATGAGCATCAACTATTGTATGTTATTGTACTCATTTCGGAacagttttaggctattttttctttatttaagttttcactatttcttcaaatttgttattttttaaatgttcaaaatttcCTTTACATTTACAATGCGTACTGTATTTCTTTGGAGTACAAGTCGCATTTTTTCTGCATAGCTCGGCCAaacaatgtagttttagagtgttcaataacaTTCTGTTCGCCGCGACCTAaagtctgttttggatttttgccccttgtgcgattgagtttgacaccctgatcTAAATAGTTCAGTTGATTTGTTAGCatgcttttcatgtttttttttaccctaaGCTGACCCTGATTTGACCTTACTAAAGTGGTTTCATAATAGAGCtgctgtgattagtcgactaattgaatATTAATATAGTGgctaactaatttaatagtcgatgagccgttactttatattatatggagtcagagtgtagtataGTTGAACAAAAGGTGTGAGCGTTCAGCATcaaaaaattcacttttcatATTTGACGCATtgaaaccaaaactttatcttgagtgaaaaatagttccttgtttcagaggctgacctcattagagagatcaggaatatattttccatcaaactcattttgacaggtgacctttgaccctatgtaacctttatatataaaaattatatttaattgttATGTCTTCATGAGGGGCTATTGAAagtaattcattaaaagtttaatgaactattatttttatttttatttagtttaaagctaatgatggttaagatgtgttttaaatCCACTTTGCGAATAACCTGATTAtttgactaatcggaaaaaacaagaggtgattagtcgactattaaaataatcctttgtggcagctctagttgAAAGTACAGGTTTTATTCAAAAGTTCAGTGAAATCTTTTTGCTCAGCATAACTTTGATCCTTGTTCTGCCAGACAGGATCCTTTCAATCATCTAAATGCGGCATTCCTGACAAACATCCCGACAATCTTCCAGGTTCTGCTTTGACCGTGGTTGCTGTGGACGTGTCACCTACCCGAGTGTATGAGCATGTGCTGCTTCAGGTTTTGAATGCGTGTGAATCTGACTCCGCAGGTCGGACACTGAAAAGGCCGGTCAGGGCCGTTGGTGCCAGGCCGAGCCGACGGGCTTATATACAGGTGATACGGGTACTGAATCCCTTCCAACctgaaacacaaagacacagaaGTCGATTGAAAGGCCATCCCCCCCAGAGTCTGAATGAGGATCAGGAGGGAGGGGGTGCAAGGGTCTGGCTCAGTTTCCGCTAAATGACGCTGACTGTTTCAGAAATGTGAAACATCTGAGCAAAACTGAGGACGACAAACTGTTGAGGCTGAAGTGGAAAAGTCTGAGGCGTCATCAGCTTTTATGGGATTTCAGCTGGAGGCTGTGACAGCTCAAATCCAGCATCACCTCAAGATGACGTGTTATCAGAGCAGGTGTGGCTCGCCGTCACGACTCCCCGTCTGCATGCTCGGGACTCGTTAGCTGCATGCTCTGGCGAGCCCTCTGTACCTCTCGTCATCCTCTGCGTGTCCTCCAGCGTTCGAGGTGCCCTGCATCGACGGTAAGCCCTCCGACACACCCTCATCCATTGAACCTGCGAAGGGAAGAGATGAGTCACCATAAACCCCTCCACAGGTTTTCTTCCAGCAGGATCAGAGGACTAAAGGGAACAGGAACGCACAGCCAATACTAGCTAGCTGTgtcttttcttctgctttctACTTTTTAAACCTGTATAAATACATATGCTCTATTTCTAAAATTTTTAAGCGGGAAAGCCACAAGAGGAAAATATTACCCCTCCTGCCTGGAActctataaataaaagatgTGTCTTTGTCAGTCAGTAACTTTTTCCTGCCAAAACGGCAGGTTCACGATGAGCTCATCTTTTGTGGCACATCGCTGGTTGCCGTGGTAACAAATATTGTTCCATTTGCACAGcctctattttttatgtttttttttagaagtgaaTAAGAGGTGTTCAGGAAGCCTTGTGGCAATGCTTCAANNNNNNNNNNNNNNNNNNNNNNNNNNNNNNNNNNNNNNNNNNNNNNNNNNNNNNNNNNNNNNNNNNNNNNNNNNNNNNNNNNTGTCTGCACTTTCATCAGAGCAAGCACTGGAGGGTCTGGAAAACTGTCTCAACTGTAAAACCACCgcctctctcacacacacacacactctcagacacacaaacacagcccCCACCCCTTCATTGCCTAATTAGCgcacttcaatgcccacgtggttaatgacagtggcacctggaggggtgTGATcggtaggaatggcctccctgacctgaacccgagcggtgttttgttgttggacttcatagtttgtccataacaaacaccatgtgcgaacacaaaggtgtccatcaatacacctggcatcaggacactctaggtaggagatcgatgatcgactttgtagtcgtttcaggtGATCTCCGGCCATGTGTTTTgtacactcgggtaaagagaggggcagagctgtccactgatcactacctggtggtgagttggattcgctggcgggggaggaggccggaaagactcggCTAACCTAAACGTACTGTAAGGGTCTgatgggaacgtctggctgaacCCTCCGTcggggaggtctttaactcccacatccgggaaaacttcaagcaggtaccgagggaggttggtgacatcgAGTCCGAGTGGACTATGTTCTCTACCTCTattttctctgctgctttctggagcTGCGGTCGTagggtctctggtgcctgtcgtggcggcaacccccgaaccaagtggtggacaccggaagtaagggatgccgtcaagctgaagaaggagtcctatcaggcctggctggcttgtgggactccagaggaaGCTGACGGGTATCGGCAGTCTAAGCGAGCTGCAGCCCGGGCTGTTTtagaggcaaaaactcggtccacTTTTGGCCGCTTGAGTTCACGTTGATGCAGCTGATGTGTGAGCTGCTTCCAGCTCGTGTTTGAAGATGCGCCACAGACACTGAAACCTGCGGTGTGAAGACATCTCGGGTTCGCTGTCGAATATGAGGATCAGGGAGCGAGAAGCGTCACAAGAAGTGCACTGTCTGCAAGATTTGCCTCATCTCTGTATAATACAATATGGGAATAAACGTCCAAAAAGACCACCCACCTCTGACGTCATCGTCCAGCCCTGTCACAACAACCCTGTTGAACAACTAAGCAGGTAACACAATCAAAACATCCCAGATATATTTCAGAAGACTAATAGTGTTACCTcagacaaacacaagaaaatatccGACGCCATCAGAGTGTTTATTGCTAAGATCTGCAACCTTTTTTAGTGGCTGATTTGAGGGGTTTTCtcatttaatgaaaatagtTTACCCACAATAGAGTGTACCAGCACGTTcttatttcacagaaaaaaatatatatacctGCGCTTCATGAAGAAGTGCGCAAAGAGAGAAGGAAGTACCCCTGAAAGCGTCCAccattcagacgcagctcctgcagtagatggtgaagttCACCGTACTAaaagaatctctgaatgatctcatgaacccagacatggagacctGAATATTGATGACTTTGAaaagttcttcaaaataaaccttACCATGCATTGATTTTATACGAAATTAtcagatatacagtcaatggttccatAAGACTAAAAACTTTGGATAATAGCTCCTCCCATATGCATCAGGAGAACCAAgtttaagaacacatttttttcattttttttttaagcaaccaGCAATTTGACTCCTAAATCACGTTTGGTGAAAACGCAGCACCAGAGAAAGCTAAAAGTTCATGAACAAATAAACATAGAGCCTCTTTCTCAAAGGGAGCCAAGTTCTTTTGTTTGGTCAAAAGCAGAACCAGGTGAGCTTTCACCCCCACAAACCAAGAGGACCAAACCAGCTCTTGATCGGGAATGGCGCACTGACACCAACTGTTTACCCATAGATCAAAGAAGTGAAATTAGCAACCTAACGGTTTTATAAAGCTGTAAAAGAGCTATGAAGAAGTATGATTCCTACCCAATACCATCACCACACACAGCACATTCAGCCAGCTGTTGAAGTTTAAATGACTGGATCGGATTCGTACACACAACTGCTGACCTTCTAAAACTTAAACTTTCAGGATTCAAACAGAGAGAAAGGAGTAAAATATGGAGCTATACTGTGGctaatattatttgaaacccagacaaaactttatttttttaaatattggtgtttggcgaaaaaattttaaatgtgcaaaactttttgctattctaaaattaaatttaattatattcagcttcaaatgttctgttttttaggtttcaaaactcaaaatttcaatttcaaaactttttttgagtttcaaatgTTGGTTTGGTCATTCGCTTACTACAAAAGAAGATTCCTTTATTGTCTGTAACAAAGAAAGtgtgttttgatattttcaatagattgttaatttaataaacacctgtaaaacaaaatagaaaaagaagaggaagagcaaGAGAAACATTAAGtacaatcaaaataataatgttgctaaaagtcagcaaaagaaaaagatagcaaacatgaagaaaccGCTGTGTTTACTGGGGGCTCCAACTCACATTTCCTGcatgagaaaaagttaaagtgCAAGCACACTAGCCATTAGGCTACAGGAGATAACTGGAACTTCTACAACTTCTCtataagatggcgctttgaacgagTTAGAACAGCGTTTTGGACACGCGGTTTGTAtgtgataaaactctgctttttacacccgtcttgggacaacttcagactatgatagtacagacgaTACAGCCATTTCCTGACCGTAACTATCACAGTTCtcagtcagtgaatgcaccgggactgaagttaccaccctcatccattttgattggtcctttgtgttagccccacCCCAATGCGCCTAAACAGGGCAgcaagttttgaaattgaaattttgaaacctgaaaaacagaatatttgaagctgaaaataattacatttattttagaacagcaaaaagtttggggcattttccatttttttatttggccaaacaccaatagttttttcaaaatgtttcgtTAATAAATAATATAGCTCCATAATAAAATTGTTATTATCAGTCTAAGAAAAGTGTGTAGGGAGGGGTTTTACAGCCGTAAAACATctataataactaaaaaaaaagttgactacTACGTGTATTCCACCTTTCACAGGTTATTTTCAGAACACAATTCCAGCAATCTGCgatggactggcgacctgtccagggtgtacctcgccttcgcccatcagtggccgggataggctccggcacccaagaaaatggatggatggaattccAGCAATAAACGCGGGACAACTGTATAACCAAAACTCTagtaatatttacaataaaaaactaaatcgaATTTTATGTTAATAAAGATTCAAGATTGCATTAATCTAGAAGGAATTGTTTCAGAGAAATAACCATCACGAAGAACAAAGTTTAAGAtattgagcttttttcttttaattgtttaagtcaggggtctcaaactcaatttaccttcgtccgtatggggttccatttgtgccaatgTGCTTTTGCGTCCACTTTCTTTGCCTCACTGTccatgtctactgaacaagtttattgaacatttgttcatgtctatgtccTACTaagtaaatggtaaaaaatggtaaatggcgtatacttgtatagcgctttctaccctccttcaagggcccaaagcgcttcacagtcacagacccattcacccattcacacactgctggtggctccgctgccgaacactggcgccaccctcccaccagaggcaattcgggcttcaatgtcttgcccaaggacacttcaacacaaggcgggagtcgaacccgctcacttctgatcaggagtcgaccgccctaccactgcaccacggccgcaccactaagcaatatcttctgcggatcctgtgaaacgacaggagctaatgacgctagcaactgttgctaaggacttttctaaAGACCAGATGCAACGACAATAGAAAAAGcaaagtttaaaacataaagctgaaacatcacaaagcaaatacacaGCTTTCATCaaattgcttagtagacattgaacatTCATTAAGGAGGGTACCACAAAATATCAACTCGGCAAACGGCCGGCGgcccgccagtttgagacccctgatttaagcaAATGGATATTCTGAGGAACAGAGTGAAGGACCCATGAGGAAGAGGCCCACCTATAGAAGACGACTGCGGACTGATGAGGAGCTCTTCTTGGACCTGCTCACTCCCCGGAACCGTCTGCTGGTCACTCAGCGAGCTCTGGGAGGCGCTGACCGGCTGCGATGATGCCTCCTGGACCTCCTCGTCACTCAGACGCTCCACCTTCACGCGgacatcctcctcctctgctgctgtggGGGAGGACACGACTTTGGAGCTCTCGCAAGACAGGAAGTCAGTCAGCCGGCGGCTGACCACCACCTCTGAGCCGGCAGAGTTGCCCTGCTCCAGACAGCGAGGGCTTTCTGAGTGCTTGGACTTGTCAGAGTGGAACCGACGGTCGATGCCAAAGGGGAAAGTCCAGGGAAAGGCGAGGGAAGACTCCACGGGCTGTGCTGTGCCATCCGAAAAAGACGGGGACGGGTTGGGGATCTGGGGGGACGTGGTGACCATCTGCGTGGTGCATTTGAGAGGACTCTCGGGCGACGCCATGGTCACAAAGCTTTTGCGTTTCCGCCGTGACTCGCGGCACACGGGAACGTTTCTCTCCATCACGCTGCAGTCCGAGGACACAGGAGACACGCTGCCGTCCAGTGGCGTCAGAGCGCAGTTTGACGAGGCGCTCTCCGGAGCGGACTCATGTGGCTTCTCTGTAgtgatgttgttgttgttgttgctgttgttggaCGGGCTCCACAGAATGCTGGACTTCATGAACTCGGAGCACGTGCTGGCCACCGCGAACATCTGCATGTAGCTGGCAGCTGCCAGGACGTCGATGATGTTCTCCGTGCTGATGGAGAGGGTGGAGGTGTACGCATACTCCAGCAGCGGCGCAAACCCGCTGACGGTAACATGATGGAGGTCCAACACAAATTTGTCCTCCTCGTCAGGTCGGCCCACCAGCTTGGAGCGGAAGAACTCGCTGCAGCAGGCCAGGACCACTTTGTGAGCCAGGAAGAGCTTGTCCTGGACCCTGATGGTGACGTCACACAGGTGCCCCTCATTCCGCAGGGCGTTGAGCTTCTCCAGCATCTCCTGGCTGTGGGAGGCAGAACTGTGGGTGAAGGTTTTGGCCCCCATGCTGGAGTCTCTTTACAGACGACAACTCCTGCAAAGAGATGACAAAAGAACAACCACTTCAGGTTTCAGGAAGTCATGCAGAAGGGTTTGGTATAAATGTATCAAAGTAAGATAGAATAGATGAATAGATGTTATTTAACCTTCGTACTAcgttatggggtccagatgacccaagccttagatcagggtgtcaaactcaatcccacaaggggccaaaatccaaaacacaccttaggtcacgggctgaacaggataaacatttattaaacactctaaaactacatttttaaaactttaaaaacttactatttaaacataattatgaactagatatatagcattacctgtgataatactagtgtgaatgttgtaagctgaatttggcccctgtagatgctaaaaaaataattaaaaatgctgaagttgatagccagctagaatattagctaaatgccaaattagcctaaaatacaaacaaacaaaaagaagcttACAGTAGAttaatcaaaacagctagcaggtagctgaaatattagctaaactctaaaatagccaaaaatctttgtcaatttgaaaatagtccaaaaagccagcaaaatgccaatttttaaaactttaaacctgtaactttttaacataaatatgaataataaaaaggcaggaatattattacagaataaatcaaaagattttttaaaaaagggatctaaataacaataaaataaaatgatctggaggcccggatccagcccccgggccttgactttgacatgtgcctTACATTGACGAGTTATCCATCTGCAATGGCGTTGCAAATTTAGTgatgacaaaaaatgtgcagTTACACAACCTCACTGTTACTGTAGCATGTTATTATAAATGAGCAATGTGAACTATTATTGTGAAACGGGTTACCTGGCACGACAGGTGAACCTCATCggacaacttttatttatttatttatttttgtgcaagTGAAATCCCACAATGCAACTTTCAATAAATTCTATTGAAAATGAGCCATAATCCTtctgtgtcttttttgtttccttgacaggggtaagaaaaaaaattctaaaatgaatgtactttaaaacaaatgatacTAATAAAAAACGTAAATATCTTGGACCTGGTGATTTTCTCAAAGTGGGCATTAACAGTTTCAAAGGacctgtggccccgcccactcagCAGTGTGATcacaagactttaaaaaaattgtattcatACTCAAGTTGAATTAGTTTTATTTCAGCCTGGTTCGTATTTTCTCCTTGACAC encodes:
- the zbtb44 gene encoding zinc finger and BTB domain-containing protein 44: MGAKTFTHSSASHSQEMLEKLNALRNEGHLCDVTIRVQDKLFLAHKVVLACCSEFFRSKLVGRPDEEDKFVLDLHHVTVSGFAPLLEYAYTSTLSISTENIIDVLAAASYMQMFAVASTCSEFMKSSILWSPSNNSNNNNNITTEKPHESAPESASSNCALTPLDGSVSPVSSDCSVMERNVPVCRESRRKRKSFVTMASPESPLKCTTQMVTTSPQIPNPSPSFSDGTAQPVESSLAFPWTFPFGIDRRFHSDKSKHSESPRCLEQGNSAGSEVVVSRRLTDFLSCESSKVVSSPTAAEEEDVRVKVERLSDEEVQEASSQPVSASQSSLSDQQTVPGSEQVQEELLISPQSSSIGSMDEGVSEGLPSMQGTSNAGGHAEDDERLEGIQYPYHLYISPSARPGTNGPDRPFQCPTCGVRFTRIQNLKQHMLIHSGIKPFQCDRCGKKFTRAYSLKMHRLKHEGKRCFRCQICSATFTSFGEYKHHMRVSRHIIRKPRIYECKTCGAMFTNSGNLIVHLRSLNHEASELANYFQSSDFLVPDYLSQVQEEEEALGVQYELEESQHHHAFPGSSSAAATSTATSSSSSVQLPVISQVSSSTQISETSSGFLSPEALDPLEASAVLKAHTAGTAGMTVETKLDEGAACSSPEESEEDLHSHSKEVASITIE